One Entomomonas asaccharolytica DNA segment encodes these proteins:
- the paaZ gene encoding phenylacetic acid degradation bifunctional protein PaaZ, producing MSVIQSFIAGQWVGQKKSQALSSAINGKVIAYTHEELLDFNEALDYAYKHGQCSLRKFDFQQRAAQLKALATYLNEHKEELYKVSYHTGATRNDSWIDIEGGIATLFSYASIGRRELPSGNLVHEGPVIPLGKENHFAGTHILVPRSGVAVHINAFNFPVWGLLEKFAANFLAGMPCIAKPATATCYLTEALVKLIDKSDFLPVGSLQLIIGSTGDLLDNLTEQDVVTFTGSATTANKLRSNIHLISRSIPFNAEADSLNAAILASDITPNDAEFDIFVKEVVREMTVKAGQKCTAIRRIIVPKQYIDEVANRIKERLAKIKVGDPAIEGVKMGPVASLEQKQDVEQNIAKLLKTSELIYGGNTDFLPVGNNLQQGAFLQPTLLLSKQSAADASVHSIEAFGPVSSLIPYSCDIEEAVTIASYGRGSLVSTLTTKKPGLAAQAVPTAARWNGRILVLDKEAALESTGHGSPLPVLKHGGPGRAGGGEELGGLRAVKHYLQRTAIQGSPTMLAAITKEYVRNSEVIETPIHPFRHYFEDLQIGESLLTHRRTVTEADIVNFGCLSGDHFYMHFDEIAAKDSQFGKRIAHGYFVLSAAAGLFVSAAPGPVLANYGLDNLRFVNPVGIGDTIQARLTCKRKIDQGKTSPDGTGQGVVAWDVQVTNQHDELVASYDILTLVSKKE from the coding sequence ATGTCTGTCATACAAAGTTTTATTGCTGGGCAATGGGTTGGGCAAAAAAAATCACAAGCATTGAGTAGTGCTATTAATGGTAAAGTTATTGCTTATACTCATGAGGAGCTGTTAGATTTTAATGAAGCGTTGGATTATGCTTATAAACATGGACAGTGTTCATTACGCAAATTTGACTTTCAACAGCGGGCTGCACAATTAAAAGCATTAGCTACTTATCTTAATGAGCATAAAGAAGAATTATATAAAGTCTCCTATCATACAGGGGCAACGCGTAATGATAGTTGGATTGATATTGAAGGTGGTATAGCTACTCTTTTTAGCTACGCAAGCATCGGGCGAAGAGAATTGCCATCAGGTAATTTAGTTCATGAAGGTCCTGTTATTCCATTAGGAAAAGAAAATCATTTTGCAGGCACACATATTCTAGTACCTCGTTCTGGTGTAGCTGTACATATTAATGCGTTTAATTTCCCTGTATGGGGCTTATTAGAAAAATTTGCTGCTAATTTTTTAGCAGGTATGCCCTGCATCGCTAAACCAGCTACTGCAACTTGTTATTTAACAGAGGCATTAGTTAAGTTAATAGATAAATCCGATTTTTTACCTGTTGGTAGCTTACAGTTGATTATAGGTTCTACAGGAGACTTGCTAGATAATTTAACTGAGCAAGATGTGGTAACTTTTACAGGTTCAGCGACAACAGCCAACAAGTTACGTAGTAATATCCATTTAATTAGTCGTTCAATTCCTTTTAATGCTGAGGCAGATTCATTGAATGCAGCGATTCTTGCTTCTGATATTACACCTAATGATGCTGAATTTGATATTTTTGTTAAAGAAGTAGTACGAGAAATGACAGTGAAAGCAGGGCAGAAATGCACTGCTATTCGTCGTATTATTGTACCTAAACAATATATCGATGAAGTAGCTAATAGGATTAAGGAAAGACTGGCTAAAATTAAAGTAGGTGATCCTGCAATAGAGGGAGTCAAAATGGGGCCTGTTGCTTCGTTAGAACAAAAACAGGATGTTGAGCAAAATATTGCTAAATTACTAAAAACAAGCGAATTAATTTATGGTGGAAATACAGATTTTTTACCTGTGGGTAATAATCTACAACAGGGTGCATTCTTGCAGCCTACTTTATTATTAAGTAAACAGTCTGCCGCTGATGCCAGTGTTCATTCAATAGAAGCATTTGGACCTGTTAGCTCTCTCATTCCCTACTCATGTGATATTGAAGAAGCGGTTACTATTGCTTCCTATGGCCGAGGAAGTTTAGTGAGTACGCTAACGACTAAAAAACCAGGACTTGCTGCTCAGGCAGTACCAACTGCTGCCCGATGGAATGGACGTATCCTAGTGTTGGATAAAGAGGCAGCATTAGAATCCACAGGGCATGGCTCCCCTTTACCTGTATTAAAACATGGTGGGCCTGGTCGTGCAGGTGGTGGAGAGGAGTTAGGTGGATTACGTGCAGTTAAACATTATTTGCAGCGCACCGCTATTCAAGGTTCGCCTACTATGTTAGCTGCTATTACCAAAGAGTATGTAAGAAATTCAGAGGTTATTGAAACACCTATACATCCTTTCCGTCATTATTTCGAAGATTTACAAATAGGTGAATCATTATTAACCCATCGTAGAACAGTGACAGAAGCTGACATTGTTAATTTTGGTTGTTTATCTGGCGATCATTTTTATATGCATTTTGATGAAATTGCAGCTAAAGATTCACAGTTTGGTAAGCGCATAGCCCACGGTTATTTTGTATTATCTGCGGCAGCTGGATTATTTGTATCAGCAGCTCCTGGCCCCGTATTAGCTAATTATGGCCTGGATAATTTACGTTTTGTTAATCCAGTAGGTATTGGCGATACCATTCAAGCACGTTTAACCTGTAAACGTAAAATAGATCAAGGTAAAACATCACCTGATGGGACAGGGCAGGGTGTGGTAGCTTGGGATGTACAGGTAACTAATCAACATGATGAGTTAGTCGCTAGCTATGATATTTTAACGCTAGTCAGTAAGAAAGAATAA
- the paaD gene encoding 1,2-phenylacetyl-CoA epoxidase subunit PaaD, whose protein sequence is MQFGNLIAGDAGARMGTSADIERAWKILEQVMDPEVPVVSVVDLGIIRHIDWQQGHLSVGVTPTYSGCPATDFIEEEIKLALEKAGFIKPKLERQLSPAWTTSWITTRGREKLEAFGIAPPVDSPNKGTLSHNEPTVRCPQCASTHTEVISQFGSTACKALYRCHACAEPFDYFKCI, encoded by the coding sequence ATGCAGTTTGGTAATTTGATTGCAGGTGATGCTGGAGCCCGTATGGGAACTTCAGCAGATATCGAGCGTGCGTGGAAGATATTAGAGCAGGTGATGGATCCAGAAGTGCCTGTCGTAAGTGTGGTTGATCTAGGCATTATTCGTCATATTGATTGGCAACAAGGGCATCTATCGGTGGGAGTAACGCCTACTTATTCTGGTTGTCCTGCTACTGATTTTATCGAAGAAGAAATTAAACTGGCGTTAGAAAAGGCAGGATTTATTAAACCCAAATTAGAACGTCAATTAAGCCCTGCATGGACAACCTCTTGGATTACTACAAGGGGCCGTGAAAAACTAGAGGCCTTCGGTATTGCACCACCTGTAGACAGTCCTAATAAAGGAACGCTTTCTCATAATGAACCAACAGTTCGATGTCCACAGTGTGCTAGTACTCATACTGAGGTAATTAGTCAGTTTGGATCTACTGCATGTAAAGCACTCTATCGTTGTCATGCATGTGCTGAACCCTTTGATTATTTTAAGTGCATATAA
- a CDS encoding SLC13 family permease, whose translation MQIPSASHMSNSAWVGFFLGPILLLICVLTPPPAGMTVSAWMTVGLVLLMAVWWATEAIPIPITSLLPIILIPLLGIGNIGVATAPYADPTIYLFMGGFVIGLALERWNLHKRIALIILLAVGSNPRAQVAGFMIATAFISMWVSNTATAIMMLPIGLSIIGMLTQDSDEEEGRRFSVALLLGIAYAASIGGVATLIGTPPNAFLAGYMSREHGVDVGFGTWMLLGLPVSIVMLILAWWWLTRKTFKLSTNDSSEALRKELRDLGPITRAEILVGIVFLCASMSWIFRVYLAKFIPGLNDTTIAIAAAVALFIIPANLKKHIFLMDWDTAKRLPWGVLLLFGGGLSLAAAIKSSELATWIATHLGANLVGMSILVMMVIVVTVILFLTEVTSNTATAATFVPLMGALALGQDASPMLLAIPTAIAASCAFMMPVATPPNAIVFGTGSMKITDMMKAGLFLNLVGVVVVTGLCYLLIGMIWSTVV comes from the coding sequence ATGCAAATACCTTCTGCAAGCCATATGAGTAATAGTGCGTGGGTTGGTTTTTTTCTAGGCCCCATATTATTGCTTATATGTGTTTTAACTCCACCTCCAGCGGGGATGACCGTGTCCGCTTGGATGACGGTGGGCTTAGTGTTGCTCATGGCTGTTTGGTGGGCAACGGAAGCTATTCCTATTCCAATCACTTCATTACTACCTATTATTCTAATCCCCTTATTAGGGATTGGTAATATTGGTGTTGCAACAGCACCTTATGCTGATCCAACAATTTATCTCTTTATGGGAGGCTTTGTTATTGGGTTAGCATTGGAGCGCTGGAATTTACATAAACGTATTGCATTGATTATATTACTGGCTGTAGGCAGTAATCCTCGTGCACAAGTTGCAGGTTTTATGATAGCTACTGCTTTTATTAGTATGTGGGTAAGTAATACAGCAACCGCTATTATGATGTTGCCCATAGGTTTATCTATTATTGGCATGCTAACACAAGATAGTGATGAAGAAGAGGGAAGGCGTTTTTCAGTGGCTTTGCTGTTAGGTATTGCGTATGCTGCTAGTATAGGTGGCGTCGCAACTTTAATTGGAACACCGCCTAATGCATTCTTAGCAGGTTATATGAGTCGTGAACATGGTGTTGATGTAGGCTTTGGAACTTGGATGTTACTTGGTTTGCCTGTTAGTATCGTGATGTTGATATTGGCTTGGTGGTGGTTAACACGTAAAACTTTCAAATTATCAACTAATGATTCATCAGAAGCACTACGTAAAGAATTACGAGATTTAGGTCCAATCACTAGGGCAGAAATACTAGTAGGGATAGTTTTCTTGTGTGCCTCAATGAGTTGGATATTCCGTGTTTATCTAGCTAAATTTATACCTGGATTAAATGATACAACAATTGCTATTGCAGCAGCAGTTGCATTATTTATTATTCCTGCCAACCTTAAAAAACATATATTTTTAATGGATTGGGATACTGCAAAAAGACTACCATGGGGTGTATTGCTGTTATTTGGGGGTGGCTTATCATTAGCCGCGGCTATTAAGTCTAGTGAATTAGCTACATGGATTGCTACCCATTTAGGAGCGAACCTTGTGGGAATGTCGATATTGGTTATGATGGTGATTGTTGTTACAGTTATTCTCTTTTTAACAGAAGTAACTTCTAATACTGCGACAGCAGCAACTTTTGTTCCTTTAATGGGCGCATTGGCGCTGGGACAAGATGCATCACCCATGTTATTAGCTATACCGACTGCAATTGCAGCGAGTTGTGCATTTATGATGCCTGTAGCTACACCACCAAATGCTATTGTATTTGGCACAGGTTCGATGAAAATAACTGATATGATGAAAGCAGGATTATTCTTGAATCTTGTAGGTGTTGTAGTAGTGACAGGTCTCTGTTATTTATTGATTGGTATGATTTGGAGTACTGTTGTTTAG
- the paaE gene encoding 1,2-phenylacetyl-CoA epoxidase subunit PaaE: MKKKFHQLTVTDVRPETRDTVSIAFDVPEDLIDDFLFNPGQYLVLKKDIHGEDVRRSYSICSGLYDNELRVAVKKVTDGLFSTYANEQLKIGEVLEVMPPDGNFYIELDANRTANYLAIAAGSGITPILSIIKSTLEAEPNSTFTLVYGNRSTPNTIFREQLEDLKNTYLERLNLIFIFSREPQDIDLYNGHVDSEKCRIFFSRWIDLANTTAAFICGPQQMTEVVKQQLLDGGMSKENIHFELFATSAPQQNVRERSTVKSADRQMSQVTVVVDGRSQTIDLPRNTESILEAANKQGADLPFSCKAGVCSTCRAKVVAGEVEMDNNFALEDYEVAAGYVLSCQCYPLSDKVVLDYDQ; the protein is encoded by the coding sequence ATGAAAAAAAAGTTTCATCAATTAACGGTCACCGATGTGCGTCCAGAAACACGTGACACAGTATCCATTGCTTTTGATGTACCCGAAGATTTAATAGATGATTTTCTTTTTAACCCAGGGCAATACCTTGTGTTAAAAAAAGATATTCATGGCGAAGATGTAAGACGTTCTTATTCCATTTGTAGTGGTCTTTACGATAATGAATTACGGGTAGCTGTTAAAAAAGTAACCGATGGTTTATTTTCTACTTATGCTAATGAACAATTAAAGATTGGCGAAGTTTTAGAAGTTATGCCACCTGATGGTAATTTTTATATTGAGTTAGATGCCAATCGTACTGCTAATTATTTGGCAATAGCCGCAGGTAGTGGTATTACACCCATTTTATCGATTATTAAATCTACCTTAGAGGCAGAGCCAAACAGTACTTTTACCTTAGTGTATGGTAATCGTTCTACGCCTAATACTATTTTTAGAGAGCAGTTAGAGGATTTAAAAAATACTTACCTAGAGCGCTTAAATCTTATCTTTATCTTTAGTCGAGAGCCTCAAGATATTGATCTTTATAATGGCCATGTTGATTCTGAAAAATGTCGAATATTTTTCTCACGCTGGATTGATTTAGCCAATACCACAGCGGCGTTTATCTGTGGGCCACAGCAAATGACAGAGGTTGTTAAACAGCAATTACTTGACGGTGGTATGAGTAAAGAAAATATCCACTTTGAGTTATTTGCAACATCAGCACCCCAGCAAAATGTGAGAGAACGTTCTACAGTTAAGAGTGCTGATAGGCAAATGAGTCAGGTTACGGTAGTGGTTGATGGACGTAGTCAAACAATCGACTTGCCAAGAAATACGGAAAGTATTTTAGAAGCAGCAAATAAGCAAGGAGCTGATTTACCTTTTTCTTGCAAAGCAGGTGTTTGCTCAACTTGTAGGGCAAAAGTGGTTGCAGGTGAAGTAGAAATGGATAATAACTTTGCCTTAGAAGATTACGAAGTAGCGGCTGGTTATGTCCTATCCTGCCAGTGTTATCCACTGAGTGATAAAGTTGTTTTAGATTATGATCAATAA
- the glpQ gene encoding glycerophosphodiester phosphodiesterase, translating to MLRLNSILLIISLLTMPILSYAQAKIVIAHRGASGYLPEHTLPAKALAYAQAADYLEQDLVMTKDDQIIVLHDYYLDRVTDVDQQFPNRSRKDGRYYAIDFTLDEIKQLNFTEGWTMRNGIKKQDYPNRFPMEKSTFKIHTFAEEIEFIQGLNHSTGKSIGIYPEIKAPWFHHNEGKDISLAVLKILKQYGYTSKDDLIYLQCFDPNELKRIKMELLPQLNMDLKLVQLIAETSWRETFKKDNNGNLINYNYDWMFKPNAMQKIAEYADGISPHYAMLVDKSSTKKNIKLTPLVNEAHSNGLVVHSYTLRKDRLPNYANSLDQLHHIIFDIAKSDGVFTDFPDLTVNYLKNQQ from the coding sequence ATGTTACGACTTAACTCCATTTTATTAATTATCAGTTTGCTAACTATGCCTATACTGAGTTATGCGCAAGCTAAAATTGTTATCGCCCATCGAGGTGCTAGCGGTTATTTACCTGAACATACCTTACCTGCAAAAGCGCTAGCCTATGCACAAGCGGCGGATTATCTAGAGCAAGATTTAGTGATGACTAAAGATGATCAAATCATAGTATTACATGATTATTATTTAGATAGAGTGACTGATGTTGATCAGCAATTTCCTAATCGTTCTAGAAAAGATGGACGTTATTACGCTATTGATTTCACCCTTGATGAAATTAAACAATTAAATTTTACTGAAGGTTGGACCATGAGAAATGGTATAAAAAAACAAGACTATCCCAACCGTTTCCCCATGGAAAAATCAACATTCAAAATTCATACTTTCGCTGAAGAAATAGAATTTATTCAGGGTCTCAATCACTCCACAGGTAAAAGCATAGGGATTTATCCAGAAATAAAAGCGCCTTGGTTTCATCACAATGAAGGTAAAGATATTTCACTTGCAGTATTAAAAATACTTAAACAATATGGCTACACAAGCAAAGATGATCTTATCTATCTACAATGCTTTGACCCTAATGAATTAAAAAGAATCAAAATGGAATTACTGCCACAACTCAATATGGACTTAAAACTAGTACAACTTATTGCTGAAACCAGTTGGCGAGAAACGTTTAAAAAAGATAACAATGGAAACTTAATAAACTACAATTATGATTGGATGTTCAAACCTAATGCCATGCAAAAAATTGCTGAATATGCGGATGGTATTAGTCCACACTACGCTATGCTAGTAGATAAAAGCTCAACTAAAAAAAATATTAAACTAACACCTCTTGTAAATGAAGCTCATAGCAATGGATTAGTTGTGCATTCATATACTCTACGTAAAGATAGGCTACCTAATTATGCTAATAGCCTTGATCAGTTACATCATATTATTTTTGATATTGCTAAAAGTGATGGCGTATTTACTGACTTTCCTGATCTGACGGTCAACTATCTAAAAAATCAGCAATAA
- a CDS encoding OprD family porin, which yields MINKPTKIAIIISALSFMSIASAAETNNDAEKSIFNESAQASAKGFIEGSKLNVLTRSFYMNRDYRNSSRNAYGARKAQSYQEEWGLGFISTYNSGFTEGTVGFGVDAIGMYAWRLDSGKGRAGSHLFPRDSDGRPEKDFGRAGVAAKARVSNTTFKYGEQFVSTPVFDTNDGRLLPESATGLLIESNEIKKLQLTLGHFTALSSRNQSGYDSQGNGILGYKQHNGKGLKQIYFGGATYQITNDLSTSVFASDVKDFWKKQYANVGYNIPIADNQNVKFNFDYYRVKAQGDMKDVYKIDSDTWSLTGAYTISAHTFLVGYQSSSGKGGMPYGIDGKDAIYLGNSIQVSDFNNEGERSWQAAYTIKFDDYGIPGLSITNKYVNGRHIAHSWTNGRHSGKGKEWEYNLDARYTIQSGPAKDLSFRVRHATYRSSALDDRNEVRLTVQYPLSIL from the coding sequence ATGATTAATAAGCCAACTAAAATAGCCATTATTATTTCAGCATTATCTTTTATGTCTATCGCAAGTGCGGCTGAAACCAATAATGATGCTGAAAAAAGTATCTTTAATGAAAGTGCTCAAGCATCAGCTAAAGGATTTATAGAAGGTAGTAAACTAAATGTATTAACACGCAGTTTTTATATGAACCGTGATTATAGAAACTCAAGTCGTAATGCCTATGGAGCTAGAAAAGCACAAAGTTACCAAGAGGAATGGGGGCTAGGTTTTATTAGTACTTATAATTCAGGGTTTACTGAAGGTACAGTAGGATTTGGGGTTGATGCGATTGGTATGTATGCTTGGCGTCTCGATTCTGGCAAAGGCAGAGCAGGCAGCCACTTATTCCCTCGTGATAGCGATGGCAGACCAGAAAAAGATTTTGGTAGAGCAGGCGTAGCAGCAAAGGCAAGAGTTTCAAACACCACTTTCAAGTATGGTGAACAATTTGTTAGCACACCTGTGTTTGACACCAATGATGGGCGTTTATTACCTGAGTCTGCAACTGGGTTATTGATCGAAAGTAATGAGATAAAAAAACTTCAATTAACACTGGGTCATTTTACTGCGCTGTCATCGCGTAACCAAAGCGGATACGACTCACAAGGTAATGGCATCTTAGGCTATAAGCAACACAATGGTAAAGGTCTAAAACAAATCTACTTTGGTGGTGCTACATATCAAATCACTAATGATTTATCCACGAGTGTTTTTGCCTCTGATGTTAAAGATTTTTGGAAAAAACAATACGCTAATGTAGGCTATAACATCCCTATAGCTGATAATCAAAATGTTAAGTTCAACTTTGATTACTATCGGGTAAAAGCACAAGGAGATATGAAAGATGTCTATAAAATCGACTCTGATACATGGTCATTAACAGGTGCTTATACTATCAGTGCCCATACCTTCCTAGTTGGTTACCAAAGCTCTTCAGGAAAAGGAGGTATGCCTTATGGAATTGATGGTAAAGATGCTATTTACTTAGGTAACTCTATCCAAGTATCTGACTTCAATAATGAAGGAGAAAGATCTTGGCAAGCGGCCTATACTATTAAATTTGATGATTATGGTATTCCAGGCTTAAGCATTACTAACAAATATGTTAATGGTAGACACATTGCCCATTCATGGACAAATGGCAGACATAGCGGCAAAGGTAAGGAATGGGAATATAATCTAGATGCACGTTACACCATACAAAGTGGTCCTGCTAAAGATTTAAGCTTCCGTGTACGTCATGCCACTTATCGTTCATCAGCATTAGATGATCGTAATGAAGTACGCTTAACTGTACAATACCCATTAAGCATTCTATAA